In Streptomyces sp. NBC_01426, one genomic interval encodes:
- a CDS encoding S8 family serine peptidase has translation MLAAALGAALTFGAPAALAGTAPVSPSAPAAKAVAPAAAPTSQSATWVAGTRAYLVITTPGDTSAVRSAVASNGGTVFQSYDAIGVIVAHSASGTFASTMRGVSGVQQVGATRTSDVPADAYNPALPANPAQSTTPAGEPVRADMAQIKADQAWAVTTGSASVKVGILDTGVDDQHQDLAPNFNAADSASCAYGKPDTRTGAWRDVGTHGTHVAGTVAAAKNGKGVVGVAPGVKISSVRIAEPGSSLFFAENTVCGFMWAGDHGFKVTNNSYYTDPWQFNCPDNADQAAIIEGVKRAQEYAEGKGSLQVAAAGNSNIDLANKKTDTESPNDSTPVTRTITNACLDIPTELPGVVTVSAMGTTAKASYSNYGLNVIDVTAPGGDATGIYSTQPGGKYGTMSGTSMASPHVAGVAALLASANPGITPAQIRDKLATQANDVACPSDSRCTGTTTKNGFFGEGQVDALKAVGGSTPPAGKYFENQADFAIADNATVESPITVSGVTGNAPATLKVGVDVKHTYTGDLKVDLIAPDGTVYTVHNRAGGSADNIAQTYTVNASSEVANGTWKLRVNDNAGGDTGKIDAWNLTF, from the coding sequence GTGCTGGCGGCCGCCCTCGGCGCCGCTCTCACCTTCGGGGCCCCCGCCGCGCTCGCCGGCACCGCCCCCGTCTCTCCGTCCGCCCCGGCTGCCAAGGCCGTGGCCCCGGCGGCGGCGCCGACTTCCCAGAGTGCGACCTGGGTTGCCGGCACCCGCGCCTACCTCGTGATCACCACTCCCGGTGACACCTCGGCGGTCCGGTCGGCCGTCGCCTCCAACGGCGGCACGGTCTTCCAGTCCTACGACGCCATCGGTGTGATCGTCGCCCACTCCGCGTCCGGCACCTTCGCCTCGACGATGCGCGGCGTGAGCGGGGTCCAGCAGGTCGGCGCCACCCGCACCTCCGACGTGCCGGCCGACGCCTACAACCCGGCGCTGCCCGCCAACCCCGCGCAGTCCACGACCCCGGCGGGCGAACCGGTCCGCGCGGACATGGCGCAGATCAAGGCCGACCAGGCCTGGGCCGTCACCACCGGCTCCGCCTCGGTCAAGGTCGGCATCCTGGACACCGGTGTGGACGACCAGCACCAGGACCTGGCGCCGAACTTCAACGCGGCGGACTCCGCCTCCTGCGCCTACGGCAAGCCGGACACCCGTACCGGGGCCTGGCGTGACGTCGGCACCCACGGCACGCACGTGGCGGGCACCGTCGCGGCGGCCAAGAACGGCAAGGGTGTCGTCGGTGTGGCCCCGGGCGTGAAGATCTCCTCGGTGCGCATCGCCGAGCCCGGCTCCTCGCTGTTCTTCGCCGAGAACACCGTCTGCGGGTTCATGTGGGCCGGTGACCACGGCTTCAAGGTCACCAACAACAGCTACTACACGGACCCCTGGCAGTTCAACTGCCCGGACAACGCCGACCAGGCCGCGATCATCGAGGGCGTCAAGCGCGCCCAGGAGTACGCGGAGGGCAAGGGTTCGCTCCAGGTCGCGGCCGCGGGCAACTCCAACATCGACCTGGCCAACAAGAAGACCGACACCGAGAGTCCGAACGACTCGACGCCGGTCACCCGCACCATCACCAACGCCTGCCTGGACATCCCGACCGAACTCCCCGGCGTGGTCACGGTGTCGGCGATGGGCACCACCGCGAAGGCCTCGTACTCCAACTACGGCCTGAACGTCATCGACGTGACGGCCCCGGGCGGCGACGCCACCGGCATCTACAGCACCCAGCCGGGCGGCAAGTACGGCACCATGAGCGGCACCTCGATGGCCTCCCCGCACGTCGCGGGTGTGGCCGCGCTCCTCGCGAGCGCCAACCCGGGCATCACCCCGGCGCAGATCCGCGACAAGCTGGCCACCCAGGCCAACGACGTCGCCTGCCCCTCGGACAGCCGCTGCACCGGCACCACCACCAAGAACGGCTTCTTCGGCGAGGGTCAGGTCGACGCGCTGAAGGCGGTCGGCGGCTCCACTCCGCCGGCCGGCAAGTACTTCGAGAACCAGGCCGACTTCGCGATCGCCGACAACGCGACCGTCGAGAGCCCGATCACCGTCAGCGGGGTCACGGGCAACGCCCCGGCCACCCTCAAGGTGGGCGTGGACGTCAAGCACACCTACACCGGTGACCTCAAGGTCGACCTGATCGCCCCGGACGGCACGGTCTACACCGTGCACAACCGGGCCGGCGGCAGCGCCGACAACATCGCGCAGACCTACACCGTCAACGCCTCCTCCGAGGTCGCGAACGGCACCTGGAAGCTGCGCGTGAACGACAACGCCGGGGGCGACACCGGCAAGATCGACGCCTGGAACCTGACCTTCTAG
- a CDS encoding (2Fe-2S)-binding protein — MDDVLRRLASVGPFFTVPYGKEPPGPGFRPLDALYTEHLDPYVNEVGRRIRSGPGRVAASTAQFGIASRLWSLGLGCAALAGRVPDLAPDRVWWRLPGAGSLELWLPGPGEGALPAEALGDTVLGNLAALDAPLRARFGVSARVLRGNTASGLVGALRVLLDRVPGGPAVALVDALLSEDGALGGTGTFVYEEGLGAAFLRRSCCLYYKVPGGGLCGDCVLRSRGPKRNGAIGE, encoded by the coding sequence ATGGACGACGTACTGCGGCGGCTGGCCTCCGTCGGGCCCTTCTTCACCGTGCCGTACGGGAAGGAGCCGCCCGGCCCCGGTTTCCGCCCGCTCGACGCGTTGTACACGGAGCACCTCGACCCGTACGTGAACGAGGTGGGACGACGCATCCGCAGCGGGCCCGGCCGGGTGGCGGCCTCCACCGCGCAGTTCGGGATCGCCTCGCGACTCTGGTCGCTCGGGCTCGGCTGCGCCGCTCTGGCCGGGCGGGTGCCGGACCTGGCGCCCGACCGGGTCTGGTGGCGGCTGCCCGGAGCCGGCTCGCTGGAACTGTGGCTGCCCGGACCCGGGGAGGGCGCCCTGCCCGCCGAGGCGCTCGGCGACACCGTGCTCGGGAACCTGGCGGCACTGGACGCGCCGCTGCGCGCCCGGTTCGGGGTGTCCGCCAGGGTGTTGCGCGGCAACACCGCCTCCGGGCTGGTCGGGGCGCTGCGGGTGCTGCTCGACCGGGTGCCCGGCGGCCCGGCCGTGGCCCTGGTCGACGCGCTGCTGTCCGAGGACGGGGCGCTCGGCGGGACGGGCACCTTCGTGTACGAGGAAGGGCTCGGGGCGGCCTTCCTGCGCCGCAGTTGCTGCCTCTACTACAAGGTGCCGGGCGGCGGCCTCTGCGGGGACTGCGTGCTGCGCTCGCGCGGCCCGAAACGGAACGGGGCCATCGGGGAGTAG
- a CDS encoding VOC family protein: MLRGLATLSFWAHDLDAAKRWYTELLGIEPYFERPGYVEFRIGDRQDELGIIDARYAPPGAVIGTPSGVVAYWHVDDLPATRRRLLELGAKEYQPITEWGDAGFATASVIDPFGNVLGVMYNPHYVEITEGSEPA, encoded by the coding sequence ATGCTGCGAGGTCTCGCCACGCTCAGTTTCTGGGCGCACGACCTGGACGCCGCGAAGCGCTGGTACACCGAGCTGCTGGGGATCGAGCCGTACTTCGAGCGCCCCGGATACGTGGAGTTCCGGATCGGCGACCGGCAGGACGAACTGGGGATCATCGATGCCCGGTACGCCCCGCCCGGCGCCGTCATCGGGACCCCCTCCGGGGTCGTCGCGTACTGGCACGTGGACGATCTGCCGGCGACCCGCCGCAGGCTCCTGGAGCTGGGGGCCAAGGAGTACCAACCGATCACGGAGTGGGGCGATGCCGGCTTCGCGACCGCCTCGGTGATCGATCCCTTCGGCAATGTGCTCGGCGTCATGTACAACCCGCACTACGTGGAGATCACGGAGGGTTCGGAGCCCGCCTGA
- a CDS encoding GNAT family N-acetyltransferase produces the protein MPVPVLLAGRSVRLEPLAPHHTEALAMAGAEDRTTYAFTPVPHGLQASHEYIDRALADQAAGRSLPFAVVRATDGRVVGSTRFLELDYWQGPLVWPAVPGVPFGDPATAIPDAAEIGNTWLSPGAQGTGINTEAKLLMLRHAFETWGVRRVSLRADARNGRSRAAMERLGFTSEGVRRAHSRGLDGAVRSTAFYSILDEEWPTVRSIIELRVSGAAPRKRRRKTLIPA, from the coding sequence GTGCCCGTACCCGTACTCCTCGCCGGCCGCAGCGTGCGGCTTGAGCCCCTCGCCCCCCACCACACCGAGGCCTTGGCCATGGCCGGGGCCGAGGATCGTACGACTTACGCCTTCACTCCCGTACCGCACGGGTTGCAGGCGTCCCACGAGTACATCGACCGTGCCCTCGCCGATCAGGCGGCGGGTCGATCGCTCCCGTTCGCCGTGGTCAGAGCCACGGACGGGCGGGTCGTCGGTTCGACCCGGTTCCTGGAACTCGACTACTGGCAGGGGCCGCTCGTGTGGCCCGCGGTGCCCGGGGTCCCGTTCGGCGACCCGGCGACCGCGATCCCCGATGCCGCCGAGATCGGCAACACCTGGCTGTCGCCGGGCGCCCAGGGCACCGGCATCAACACCGAGGCGAAGCTGCTCATGCTCCGCCACGCCTTCGAGACCTGGGGCGTGCGCCGCGTCTCCCTGCGCGCGGACGCCCGCAACGGCCGCTCGCGGGCCGCGATGGAGCGCCTCGGATTCACCTCGGAGGGGGTCCGACGGGCCCACTCACGGGGGCTGGACGGCGCGGTGCGCAGTACGGCCTTCTACTCGATCCTCGACGAGGAGTGGCCGACCGTGCGGTCGATCATCGAGCTCAGGGTCTCGGGCGCGGCGCCCCGCAAACGGCGCCGCAAGACGCTGATCCCGGCGTAG
- a CDS encoding TolB family protein, with translation MTLQRRILILVSAVVLLAVVGALAVVRASTRAEEKNRTRAGGPPVSRGEVSLDRGDAGARIVFRNMAWGPHRDELATAAATAPDGPRTASGVSCLRFHSAAGTGICLQAVKGGVQDTYRAVVLDARLHEVSARPLAGIPTRARVSPGGRLAAWTVFVGGDSYAGTNFSTRTSLLDLRTGRFDASLEDFAIRKDGKAYRNADVNFWGVTFAADERTFYATLATGGRTHLVRGDVVERTVTTLRENVECPSLSPDGTRLVFKKRVPGLAADAPWRLYALDLASMWETPLAEDRSVDDQVVWRDGRTVVYSLPGDFGADLYTVPADGTGAPARLMASALAPAFLG, from the coding sequence ATGACCCTCCAGCGCCGGATCCTGATCCTCGTCTCCGCCGTCGTGCTCCTCGCCGTCGTGGGGGCGCTCGCCGTCGTACGGGCCTCCACGCGCGCCGAGGAGAAGAACCGGACCCGGGCGGGCGGGCCCCCGGTCAGCCGAGGCGAGGTCTCGCTCGACCGGGGCGACGCCGGGGCGCGGATCGTCTTCCGGAACATGGCCTGGGGTCCGCACCGCGACGAGCTGGCCACCGCCGCGGCCACCGCACCCGACGGCCCCCGCACCGCGTCCGGCGTGAGCTGCCTGCGCTTCCACTCCGCCGCGGGCACCGGAATCTGCCTCCAGGCCGTCAAGGGCGGGGTTCAGGACACCTACCGGGCCGTCGTGCTCGACGCCCGTCTCCACGAGGTGTCCGCCCGCCCGCTGGCGGGCATCCCCACCCGGGCCCGGGTCTCGCCCGGCGGCCGGCTCGCCGCCTGGACGGTCTTCGTCGGCGGTGACTCGTACGCGGGCACGAACTTCTCCACCCGGACCTCGCTCCTCGACCTGCGCACCGGCCGGTTCGACGCCTCGCTGGAGGACTTCGCCATCCGCAAGGACGGGAAGGCCTACCGGAACGCCGACGTCAATTTCTGGGGCGTCACCTTCGCCGCCGACGAGCGGACCTTCTACGCGACGCTCGCGACGGGCGGACGGACCCACCTGGTCCGCGGGGACGTGGTCGAGCGGACCGTGACCACGCTCCGGGAGAACGTGGAGTGTCCGTCCCTGTCGCCCGACGGGACCCGGCTCGTGTTCAAGAAGCGGGTGCCCGGCCTGGCGGCCGACGCGCCCTGGAGGCTGTACGCCCTGGATCTCGCGTCCATGTGGGAGACCCCGCTCGCCGAGGACCGCAGCGTGGACGACCAGGTGGTGTGGCGCGACGGCCGGACCGTCGTCTACTCCCTTCCCGGGGACTTCGGAGCCGACCTGTACACCGTGCCGGCCGACGGCACCGGGGCCCCGGCCCGTCTCATGGCCTCGGCCCTCGCCCCGGCCTTCCTCGGCTGA
- a CDS encoding MFS transporter, whose protein sequence is MYVADSRGTPAPAVPPESPTVAPGTRPGRRAALAPTVLALGTVSLITDVSSEMVTAVLPLYLVAGLGLSPLGFGLLDGLYNGVSALVRLTGGHLGDRFGRHKLLAGLGYGLSALCKPLLLLAHTLPAIGIVLALDRTGKGLRTAPRDALISLSATPGERGRAFGVHRAMDTAGALIGPILAFLILRGAAEGYDAVFTVSACVAALGVLVLVLFVPGRRTTPAPAAEPVSLRAALALMRRRDLRRIGLCALLLGLCTVSDAFVFLLLQRATGLADRWFALLPLGTAAAFFLLALPLGRLADRIGRGRVFLGGHLALLAVYGLLLTGGGHPALPYAVLLLHGGFYAATDGVLMAAAADAVPEEHRGGGLALVQTGQALARFAASLGFGAAWTAWGARPALLVAAALLAAVVAGCVRLRPSHH, encoded by the coding sequence ATGTACGTCGCGGACAGTCGCGGAACCCCCGCGCCCGCCGTGCCCCCCGAGTCGCCGACCGTCGCCCCGGGCACCCGCCCGGGGCGGCGCGCCGCGCTCGCCCCCACGGTCCTCGCCCTCGGCACGGTCAGCCTGATCACCGACGTCTCCTCCGAGATGGTCACGGCCGTGCTGCCGCTCTACCTCGTCGCGGGACTCGGCCTCTCCCCGCTCGGCTTCGGACTGCTCGACGGCCTCTACAACGGCGTCAGCGCCCTGGTCCGGCTCACCGGGGGCCACCTCGGAGACCGCTTCGGCCGTCACAAGCTCCTCGCCGGGCTCGGCTACGGACTCTCCGCCCTCTGCAAACCGCTGCTGCTGCTCGCGCACACCCTGCCCGCCATCGGGATCGTGCTCGCGCTCGACCGCACCGGCAAGGGCCTGCGCACCGCCCCGCGCGACGCGCTGATCTCCCTCTCCGCGACGCCCGGGGAACGCGGCCGGGCCTTCGGCGTCCACCGGGCCATGGACACCGCCGGCGCGTTGATCGGGCCGATCCTCGCCTTCCTCATCCTGCGCGGCGCCGCCGAGGGCTACGACGCCGTGTTCACCGTCAGCGCCTGCGTGGCCGCGCTCGGCGTCCTGGTCCTGGTGCTCTTCGTACCCGGCCGGCGCACCACCCCCGCCCCGGCCGCCGAACCCGTCTCGCTGCGCGCCGCCCTCGCACTGATGCGCCGCCGCGACCTGCGCCGCATCGGCCTCTGCGCCCTGCTCCTGGGGCTGTGCACGGTCAGCGACGCCTTCGTGTTCCTGCTGCTCCAGCGGGCCACCGGACTCGCGGACCGCTGGTTCGCGCTGCTGCCGCTCGGCACCGCGGCCGCCTTCTTCCTGCTGGCGCTGCCGCTCGGCCGGCTCGCCGACCGCATCGGCCGCGGGCGCGTCTTCCTCGGCGGGCACCTCGCGCTCCTCGCCGTGTACGGGCTCCTGTTGACCGGCGGCGGACACCCCGCCCTGCCCTACGCGGTGCTCCTGCTGCACGGCGGCTTCTACGCCGCGACCGACGGGGTGCTGATGGCGGCCGCCGCCGACGCGGTCCCCGAGGAACACCGCGGCGGCGGGCTCGCCCTCGTCCAGACCGGACAGGCCCTCGCCCGGTTCGCCGCCTCGCTCGGCTTCGGCGCGGCCTGGACCGCCTGGGGCGCCCGCCCGGCGCTCCTCGTCGCGGCCGCCCTGCTGGCCGCGGTCGTCGCCGGGTGCGTCCGACTGCGGCCCTCGCACCACTGA
- a CDS encoding alkaline phosphatase family protein, with protein sequence MSLSRPRRSTALASAFGVTVAGIAAWAGIAAAQPAHAAALPAPDHVVVVVFENHAYNQVIGSSSAPYINALKTGGANLTQSYGITHPSQPNYLQLFSGSNQGVTGDSCYTPGFSSAPNLASELIAAGKSWASYNETLPAQGSTTCSSGNYARKHNPWFAFSNVPTSTAKTMTQFPTNFTTLPKVSFVVPNLCNDMHDCSVGTGDTWLKNNLKPYADWAKTHNSLLVVTFDEDNRLAGNKIPTVLYGQPVTPGSTSATTYNHYDVLRTLEGLAGLTTHAGNAAGAQDITGIWAS encoded by the coding sequence ATGTCCCTTTCACGTCCCCGCCGCTCGACCGCCCTGGCCTCCGCCTTCGGCGTGACCGTCGCGGGCATCGCCGCATGGGCGGGCATCGCAGCCGCCCAGCCCGCCCACGCGGCCGCCCTCCCCGCCCCCGACCACGTCGTCGTCGTGGTCTTCGAGAACCACGCCTACAACCAGGTCATCGGCAGCTCCAGCGCGCCCTACATCAACGCGCTGAAGACCGGTGGAGCCAACCTCACCCAGTCCTACGGCATCACCCACCCCAGTCAGCCGAACTACCTCCAGCTCTTCTCGGGCTCGAACCAGGGGGTCACCGGCGACAGTTGCTACACCCCCGGCTTCAGCTCCGCACCCAACCTCGCCTCCGAACTGATCGCCGCCGGCAAGAGCTGGGCCAGCTACAACGAGACCCTCCCCGCCCAGGGCTCCACCACGTGCAGCAGCGGCAACTACGCCCGCAAGCACAACCCCTGGTTCGCGTTCTCCAACGTGCCGACCTCCACCGCCAAGACCATGACCCAGTTCCCGACGAACTTCACCACCCTGCCCAAGGTGTCCTTCGTCGTCCCGAACCTCTGCAACGACATGCACGACTGCTCCGTCGGCACCGGCGACACCTGGCTCAAGAACAACCTCAAGCCCTACGCGGACTGGGCCAAGACCCACAACAGCCTCCTCGTCGTCACCTTCGACGAGGACAACAGGCTCGCCGGGAACAAGATCCCGACCGTGCTCTACGGCCAACCCGTCACCCCGGGCAGCACCTCCGCCACCACCTACAACCACTACGACGTGCTGCGCACCCTGGAGGGCCTGGCCGGGCTGACTACCCACGCCGGCAACGCCGCCGGCGCCCAGGACATCACCGGGATCTGGGCCTCCTGA
- a CDS encoding alpha/beta hydrolase — MSYAPDGPQYQPPYRPEGQPPQQPRPPHGQQQGGGPGRQPQYGQPYGQPQYDAQGRPQGGQGGQYGGQGGPYGDGGGAPYNGQYGAQQPPYGGPDAQYGQQSYDEPPYDEPPRRKSKVKRWLIAGTTVLALGGVAALVMSHFEIPPFSDKGKDVSFGGAPDGKNEEAAKPPATSKMSMPTGPKAQFKNSMTLADGTHVAVTTLDGKKSGFKGKVWVWAPKEYNDPKFAKSGFPVMIALPGGAGYPTNYWMGTDLGLQNSISKWYSEGKSKPFILAMPVLNPGPDDKGIYWDGSDIPAQPKMGTWLTDDVPDLMRQNFRTVKSRDGWAYMGSSTGGFASLKAVLKYPEKFKAAICSGPDIVPDSSLWRGHEKEKAENNPELLAKQLIEKKGPDVYLAFQVGDNENNKKTLPDVKKFIATYGKGPVHTSLRVIPNGQHNAKTYVPNMGEGPIQFISKVMEGPVE, encoded by the coding sequence ATGTCGTACGCACCCGACGGGCCGCAGTACCAGCCGCCGTATCGGCCTGAAGGGCAGCCGCCGCAGCAGCCCCGGCCGCCTCACGGCCAGCAGCAGGGCGGCGGTCCCGGCCGGCAGCCGCAGTACGGGCAGCCGTACGGGCAGCCGCAGTACGACGCCCAGGGCCGACCCCAGGGCGGGCAGGGCGGCCAGTACGGCGGCCAGGGCGGTCCGTACGGGGACGGGGGCGGCGCCCCGTACAACGGTCAGTACGGCGCCCAACAGCCTCCCTACGGCGGGCCCGACGCGCAGTACGGACAGCAGTCGTACGACGAGCCCCCGTACGACGAGCCGCCCCGGCGCAAGTCCAAGGTCAAGCGCTGGCTGATCGCGGGCACCACCGTCCTCGCGCTCGGTGGCGTCGCGGCGCTCGTGATGAGCCACTTCGAGATACCGCCCTTCAGCGACAAGGGCAAGGACGTCTCCTTCGGCGGCGCTCCCGACGGCAAGAACGAGGAAGCCGCCAAGCCGCCGGCGACCTCGAAGATGTCGATGCCCACGGGCCCGAAGGCGCAGTTCAAGAACTCCATGACGCTGGCCGACGGCACGCACGTGGCCGTCACCACGCTGGACGGCAAGAAGTCCGGCTTCAAGGGCAAGGTGTGGGTCTGGGCTCCGAAGGAGTACAACGACCCCAAGTTCGCCAAGAGCGGCTTCCCCGTCATGATCGCCCTGCCCGGTGGCGCCGGCTACCCGACCAACTACTGGATGGGCACCGACCTCGGCCTCCAGAACAGCATCAGCAAGTGGTACAGCGAGGGGAAGAGCAAGCCGTTCATCCTCGCCATGCCCGTGCTGAACCCGGGTCCCGACGACAAGGGCATCTACTGGGACGGCTCGGACATCCCCGCCCAGCCCAAGATGGGCACCTGGCTCACCGATGACGTCCCGGACCTGATGCGGCAGAACTTCCGCACCGTCAAGTCGAGGGACGGCTGGGCCTACATGGGCTCCTCCACCGGCGGCTTCGCCAGCCTCAAGGCCGTGCTGAAGTACCCGGAGAAGTTCAAGGCCGCGATCTGCTCCGGCCCGGACATCGTGCCCGACTCCTCGCTGTGGAGGGGCCACGAGAAGGAGAAGGCGGAGAACAACCCGGAGCTGCTCGCCAAGCAGCTGATCGAGAAGAAGGGCCCGGACGTCTACCTCGCGTTCCAGGTCGGCGACAACGAGAACAACAAGAAGACCCTGCCGGACGTGAAGAAGTTCATCGCCACCTACGGCAAGGGGCCCGTCCACACCAGCCTGAGGGTCATCCCCAACGGTCAGCACAACGCCAAGACGTACGTCCCGAACATGGGCGAGGGACCGATCCAGTTCATCAGCAAGGTGATGGAGGGACCGGTCGAGTAA
- a CDS encoding carboxylesterase/lipase family protein: MSSAGGARPRVAIGSGVLEGRVESDGSAVFRGIPYAAPPVGALRFAEPAPPARWDGVRDAGAFGPTAPKVAYPDRFAALLPDPDVPGDDCLNLNVWTPEPTAGARLPVMVWIHGGALTRGSTAVPVYDGAAFARDGVVLVSVNYRLGVLGYGLFPDAPANRGLLDQIAALTWVRDNIAAFGGDPERVTVFGESAGAISIGALLAAPRAAGLFARAVLQSGAPEVMPRDRVRPMVRRMVSLLKVPATARAFADVALPDLLAAQEAVSRRSSPVTGGPAFGLVADPGTLPEDPLAAVAPDVPLLLGWTAEEHRLWLAPTGAMRVLERMGPLAVELARVRAGKGRDAVRALRAERPAAGPADLAGHLLTDRLLRDPLRRLAGSRREAPSHLYEFRWPSGIPGLGACHALELGFVFDTLHKPESSWLAGPDAPQALADEMHAAWVRFAVTGDPGWAPWDGDGPPKVFGGPEREERASERAVGVAP; this comes from the coding sequence ATGAGCTCAGCGGGCGGCGCCCGACCTCGGGTCGCGATCGGGAGCGGTGTGCTCGAAGGCCGCGTGGAGAGCGACGGGAGCGCCGTCTTCCGCGGCATCCCGTACGCCGCGCCGCCGGTCGGAGCCCTGCGCTTCGCGGAGCCCGCGCCCCCGGCCCGCTGGGACGGCGTCCGCGACGCGGGCGCGTTCGGACCCACCGCGCCGAAGGTCGCCTACCCGGATCGGTTCGCGGCCCTGCTCCCCGACCCGGACGTCCCCGGCGACGACTGCCTGAACCTCAACGTGTGGACCCCCGAGCCGACGGCCGGGGCCCGACTGCCGGTCATGGTGTGGATCCACGGCGGCGCCCTCACCCGGGGATCCACCGCGGTGCCCGTCTACGACGGCGCGGCCTTCGCCCGGGACGGCGTCGTGCTCGTCTCGGTCAACTACCGGCTCGGTGTCCTCGGGTACGGGCTCTTCCCCGACGCCCCCGCCAACCGCGGCCTGCTCGACCAGATCGCCGCCCTCACCTGGGTCCGGGACAACATCGCGGCCTTCGGCGGGGACCCCGAGCGGGTCACGGTGTTCGGCGAGTCCGCCGGGGCCATCAGCATCGGAGCCCTGCTCGCCGCACCCCGGGCGGCGGGGCTGTTCGCCCGGGCCGTCCTGCAGAGCGGCGCACCCGAGGTGATGCCCCGGGACCGGGTCCGCCCGATGGTCCGCAGGATGGTCTCGCTGCTCAAGGTGCCGGCCACCGCGCGGGCCTTCGCCGATGTCGCCCTGCCCGACCTGCTCGCCGCGCAGGAGGCGGTGTCGCGCCGGTCGAGCCCGGTCACCGGCGGCCCCGCCTTCGGGCTGGTCGCCGACCCGGGCACGCTCCCCGAGGACCCCCTCGCCGCCGTCGCCCCGGACGTGCCGCTGCTGTTGGGCTGGACCGCCGAGGAGCACCGGCTCTGGCTGGCGCCCACCGGGGCGATGCGAGTCCTGGAGCGGATGGGCCCGCTCGCCGTGGAACTGGCACGCGTCCGCGCCGGCAAGGGCCGGGACGCGGTACGGGCCCTGCGCGCGGAACGCCCCGCCGCCGGCCCCGCCGACCTCGCCGGGCACCTGCTCACGGACCGGCTCCTGCGGGATCCGCTGCGGCGCCTCGCCGGATCCCGCCGGGAGGCTCCGAGCCACCTCTACGAGTTCCGGTGGCCCAGCGGGATTCCCGGGCTCGGCGCCTGCCACGCCCTGGAGCTGGGCTTCGTGTTCGACACCCTCCACAAGCCGGAATCCTCCTGGCTGGCCGGGCCCGACGCGCCCCAGGCCCTCGCGGACGAGATGCACGCGGCCTGGGTCCGCTTCGCCGTCACGGGCGACCCGGGCTGGGCGCCGTGGGACGGCGACGGCCCGCCGAAGGTGTTCGGCGGGCCGGAGCGCGAGGAGCGGGCGTCGGAGCGCGCCGTGGGCGTCGCTCCGTAG
- a CDS encoding chaplin, producing the protein MSRIAKAFAITAVAGSSIAAGAGLAVADAGAHGAAVGSPGVLSGNLVQVPVHVPVNVCGNTINVIGLLNPAFGNTCINQSGGGAQHHTAGYGG; encoded by the coding sequence ATGTCGCGTATCGCGAAGGCATTCGCCATCACCGCTGTCGCCGGTAGCAGCATCGCTGCCGGTGCGGGTCTGGCAGTCGCCGATGCCGGAGCGCACGGTGCGGCTGTCGGCTCCCCCGGTGTCCTGTCGGGCAACCTGGTCCAGGTCCCGGTGCACGTCCCCGTCAACGTCTGCGGCAACACGATCAACGTGATCGGTCTGCTGAACCCGGCGTTCGGCAACACCTGCATCAACCAGTCGGGTGGCGGCGCCCAGCACCACACCGCGGGCTACGGCGGCTGA
- a CDS encoding tyrosinase family protein, which produces MYTRQNQKNLTSAQKKRFTAAVLELKRNGTYDQFVRTHDKYFVPDRDRKLRVGHMSPSFFPWHRRYLLEFERQLRAVDPGVSVPYWDWTTDTSPVSSLWADDFLGGTGREGDRQVMTGPFAHAKGNWTVTVGITEAAYLTRNLGRPQNPIALPTPAELRWAIDDPTYDTSPWDSTASAGGFRNKLEGWAAPKSERWRNHNKVHQWIGGHMTGGTAPNDPAFWLHHAFVDLIWDRWQQRHPNSGYLPAAPLALGDLQRGRVISLDEPMPPWDVTPREMLGHQGLYRYE; this is translated from the coding sequence TTGTACACCCGGCAGAACCAGAAGAACCTGACCAGCGCCCAGAAGAAGCGGTTCACGGCGGCCGTGCTGGAGCTCAAGCGCAACGGCACCTACGACCAGTTCGTGCGCACCCACGACAAGTACTTCGTGCCCGACCGGGACCGAAAGCTCCGCGTCGGCCACATGTCCCCGTCGTTCTTCCCCTGGCACCGCCGCTACCTCCTCGAATTCGAGCGGCAGTTGAGGGCGGTCGACCCGGGCGTGTCCGTCCCGTACTGGGACTGGACCACCGACACCAGCCCCGTGTCCTCCCTCTGGGCCGATGACTTCCTCGGCGGTACCGGACGCGAGGGCGACCGGCAGGTGATGACCGGCCCCTTCGCCCACGCCAAGGGGAACTGGACGGTCACCGTCGGCATCACCGAGGCCGCCTACCTCACCCGCAACCTCGGGCGCCCGCAGAACCCGATCGCCCTGCCCACCCCCGCCGAACTCCGCTGGGCGATCGACGACCCCACCTACGACACCTCGCCCTGGGACTCCACGGCGAGCGCGGGCGGCTTCCGCAACAAGCTGGAGGGCTGGGCCGCCCCGAAGAGCGAACGGTGGCGCAACCACAACAAGGTGCACCAGTGGATCGGCGGCCACATGACCGGCGGCACGGCCCCCAACGACCCCGCGTTCTGGCTCCACCACGCCTTCGTGGACCTCATCTGGGACCGCTGGCAGCAGCGGCACCCGAACTCCGGCTACCTGCCCGCCGCCCCGCTCGCCCTGGGCGACCTCCAGCGCGGCCGGGTCATCTCCCTGGACGAGCCGATGCCCCCGTGGGACGTCACCCCGCGCGAGATGCTCGGCCACCAGGGCCTGTACCGCTACGAATGA